In the Streptomyces sp. SJL17-4 genome, CACCGGGACGATCAGGGACGCCCGGCAGCGCTGCAGGGCGGTCTGCGACAGCACCAGTCCGCTGACGCCTGTCAGCAGCAGGAGGTACGGGTACGGGGAGGCCAGCACGGCGGGCACGGAGCCCATGAGGTCCTCGGTGTCCAGGTGCCCGGAGACGCCCTTGATCGCGAGCGAGCTGACGCCGTAGATCAGACCGACGGCGACCGCGTAGGCCACCCCGGTGGTCGGCTGCCGATGCCGTCGGCGGGCACGCCGCTCCGCGGCCGCGTAGAGCACGAGACCGGCCGCGAGGGTCGGCAGGCACAGGGTCAGCAGGATTCCGGTGGGAGCGGTACGGCTGATCTCCTCGCTGGTCTCGTACAGCGAGGCCACCACCATCACGAGCGCCAGACCGATGACGGCCACCGCACGCCGCTCGCGGCCGGAGGGCCGCTCGCCGAGAACCACCGACGAGAGCACGAGGAGGAGGACGAGACCGGACAGGAACAGACCCTGGGCGGCGGCGATCGGCAGGGTGCGGTAGACGGCCAGCTGCGCGGCGAACCCGAGGGCGAGCGCCACGGCCCCGCAGATCCACAAGGGCCGGCCGGCCAGCAGCAGGAGGGCCCGGCCCGGCTGTGCGGCGCTCAACGGCGGCATGCCGGCCAGCGCCCGCTTCTCCAGGACGAAGCCGGTGCTGTACAGGACGTTCGCCACCAGCGCGGCGGCCACACCCCACACCACGGGCTACACCTTTCTCGCATGCACGAGGAGAATGGAGGCGAGCGACGGCGCCCCGCAGGCCAGCCGGTCCAGCGGCCGGAGCGGGCGCGGGACTCCGTGGAACGGCGCGCCGGCGAGCTTCACCACCTCGAACCCGGACGCGGCCACGAACTCGCGCAACGCGCGTGCCGTGTACAGCCGCAGATGGCCCACGACCTCGCTGCCCGGCCTGCCGTGGATGCGCCGCAGACTCACCTCGGAGAACACCGGCTGGACTCCGGCGAGCAGCAGCGCGCGGTTGTACCAGGCGCCGAGATTCGGCGTGGAGAGCATGAGATGCCCGCCGGGGCGCAGGACCCTGCGCAGTTCGTCGAGGGCGCTGTCGGGGTCGACGAGGTGCTCGACGACCTCGCTGAACAGGACGGCGTCGGCACTGCCGGAGGCGAACGGCAGCCCGCTGCCGGTCAGCTCGCCGCGGACGACCTGGCTCAGGCGCGGGGCCGCCCGGCGCAGGGCGTCCTGCGACCAGTCGATCCCCACGACGCGGTGCCCGCCGAGCACGCGGGCCGCGATCGCGCCCGCCGAACCGTCCCCGCAGCCCACGTCGAGCACGGTCGCGGCCGGGCGGCCGGGCCCCACGGGGCCGAGCGCGTCGGCCAGCATCCGGGCCTGCCGCAGTGTCCGGGCCTCCCCGGAGGCGACGGGAACGGTGGGGTTCTCGTAGAAGTCCCGCAGCCCGGGGGCGCGCGGGGCCGACGAAGTCGCCTCCGTCGCGGGCGACTTATCGACCACTTCCGAGTCGGCAACTCCCGACTCGGCTTCCGAGTCGGCTACTTCCGAGTCGGCAACTTCCAGGTCGGCTACTTCCGAGTCGGCTGCTTCCGGGTCGGTGGCTGCCGAGACGTTGGCTGAGGTGGTCATGACGGCCTCTTGTGGTTGTCCTGGGTGGAGCGGGTTCCCACCGGCGTCGTGTCCGGACGCGGTGTGTCGTCCCCGGCCTGACCGAGAGACGTCGTCGACAGCGACTCCGCGAACAGGCCCGCCAGTTCCGTGCCTGCCGCGTCACCGAGCAGCGCCCGCGACCAGCGCAACGTCACATGCAGTCGCCCGCCGGTGGAAGCCGCCGCCAAGCTCAGTCCCCGCGGCATCCGCGCCGGTGCGGAGAACCACACGGCCGTCGCCCGGCCCGCGTCGCCGAAGTCCAGCGCGTACGGCACGCGTCCGAGGTTGGTGACCAGCGCCGTCGACGTCCAGGACGCCGCCGCCCGCCGTGCGCCGCGGGTGAGCACGCCCCGTGCGCCGACCGGCAGCAGGGGTGCGGTCAGCAGGCTCGCCCCGGCGCCCATAGGGGCGCCCTGTGCCGACTTCAGCGCGCGGGTGCGCCGTGCGGTGGTGCGCAGCAGCCGGGCCACGGCCTCCGGATCAGGCCGCTCACCGAGCAGCCGCTCCGTGTCGCGCGGGTCCTCGGAGGTCATGGCCACCTCGACGAGCCGGGTTCCGTTGCCCATCGGCATGTCCGTGCCGCGTGGACGGTCGTCCACGGGCAT is a window encoding:
- a CDS encoding methyltransferase domain-containing protein; the protein is MTTSANVSAATDPEAADSEVADLEVADSEVADSEAESGVADSEVVDKSPATEATSSAPRAPGLRDFYENPTVPVASGEARTLRQARMLADALGPVGPGRPAATVLDVGCGDGSAGAIAARVLGGHRVVGIDWSQDALRRAAPRLSQVVRGELTGSGLPFASGSADAVLFSEVVEHLVDPDSALDELRRVLRPGGHLMLSTPNLGAWYNRALLLAGVQPVFSEVSLRRIHGRPGSEVVGHLRLYTARALREFVAASGFEVVKLAGAPFHGVPRPLRPLDRLACGAPSLASILLVHARKV
- a CDS encoding DMT family transporter, whose translation is MVWGVAAALVANVLYSTGFVLEKRALAGMPPLSAAQPGRALLLLAGRPLWICGAVALALGFAAQLAVYRTLPIAAAQGLFLSGLVLLLVLSSVVLGERPSGRERRAVAVIGLALVMVVASLYETSEEISRTAPTGILLTLCLPTLAAGLVLYAAAERRARRRHRQPTTGVAYAVAVGLIYGVSSLAIKGVSGHLDTEDLMGSVPAVLASPYPYLLLLTGVSGLVLSQTALQRCRASLIVPVCSTVSCVFSIVSGTIAFDEPLPDDPLRLLLRLGGTVLALTVLLTLPRHETNTPTPEGTRS